The genomic stretch AACCCTCTCCGGAAGATCCAGGCTGAGTCCCGCAGCTGGAAAGAGCGAGGGGCCACGGGTGCTCCACAGAGGCCCCAGGATAGTCCAGTGGGAAACAGCAGTCTTTTTAAGAAAGGGCAGTGGGACAGATGGACAGACGCCCACATACAAAAGGACGAGATCAGACTCGTGCCTCACACCACATAAAAAAACGGAATCACACTGGGTCAGCTACAAGAGCCCAAAGCACAGCACTGTTAAGAGAAACTGCAGGCGTGAATCTCAGACCTCAGGTCAGGCAGTGGGTCCTTGCCCACGACACGAAAAGCGTAGGCGAGAAAGACCAGGGAAACTGGACACCATCAAAGTGAAGGACAGCTTCAGAAGTCCATCGAGAAAGTGAGGAGCAGCTTCCAGAGAGCACTGTGAGCTGTGTATCTGAGAAGAGCCTAGTGTCCACGTGACACAAAGATCACTTATGAGTTCAGTCGCAGAAAGACAGATCATCCAAGGGTTCAGATGGGCAGAAGACGGGAAGAGACATTGCTCCAGACACGCGGGTGAGCGGCAGCTCGTGGCGAGACGCTCAGCACCACTGCTTACTAGGGGCACGCGGCTGGGGCCACAGTGACGATGCTCCCATGCTGGGTCAGAGGGACAAGGGCCAGCTCGGATGCGGGGGGCTGGGGACCGCCTCCAGCCTTCCTGGGAAGGGAGACGGCGCAGCAGCTGCTAAGAGTCTTTGGAACCACGGAGCTACCATGAGACCCAGCACCACTCCTAGGCATCCACCCGGAGCCACGTGCTAACAGAAGGCGTGAACAAGCCACGTGACCGTCGGATGGAAGGGTGGTAACtaagtcaggggcttccctggtggtgcagtggctcaGAGCCACGCcggggacacgggttcaagccctggtcctggaagaccccacgtgccctGTGCTGTGGAGcctctgagctgctgctgctgtgcctGAGAACCACAGCTAAGGAAGCCCTGGGCCACAAGGGCTGAGCCCAGGTGCTGTGTGCCCAAAGCTGCGTGCTCACAGCCCACACTCCGTGGCAAGATGCTGCTGCGGCCAGAGGCCCTCGCGCCGCAGTGAAGACAGgtccctgctcgctgcagctcGACAAAGTCCGCCTGTCTGTGAGCGTGCAGCCCGCTGTGACCTGGTCCTGCTCCCACAGAATTTCAGACGGCGGGGGGTGAGGAGCCAGGAGAACTGCCCTGAGTGGTCAGGGCTGCCCATGCGCCCTGCACCCCGGGTCGTCCCGGAGCCGTCTGTGCGCTCCCCACACGGCCGAGCCCCTGGTGCCCACATGGTGCCTGTGCACGTCCAGAGGTGGGTACCACATCTTTCAAAATTAGGGCTTTTGGATCTGATTCGGGGAAGCCGCTTTCTCAGCAAGACGTCCAACAGACCCATGTTTAACGTGGTCACGGCGGCCATGGGCCAGTCCCCTGTAGGGGACGCCCATTTACAGGCACTGCAGGCCCGCTCATCCTCGTGGGCAGGTCCCGGGCTCTGAGCTCAGCTGGCAGGGGGGCCCTCTGGGCGTGAAGAGATGGGAAACGTGGGAAACGGCCCCCTGGGGCCAGCAGGTCGGGACCCCCACCCCTGGCACTCACCAGCCCCCAGGCCTCCGTGGCACTGCGGGAGCTGCACAGCCAGGCAGAGCTGCAAGGCCAGCTGGGTCTTCCCAGCCGAGCTGCGTCCGGCTAgctcggtgatgccgtccagggGCAGCCCGCCGCGGAGCAGCACGTCCAGCACggggcagcccaggctcaggcgCTGGCACTGCTCGGGGAACGGCCCCTCCTGCCGGAGCAGGCGCAGCGCTGGGGGCAGAGGGGGCGGAGACAGGTGAGCCCAGGGCCCCAGCCCCTCAGGCACCCCGTCCAGGCCCCCACGCCGGGGCCCCAGCACCTGTGCACATGCTGTGTCCCCGCAGGAGCACGGCAGCCGCCCTCAGGAGGAGCCGCACGTCAGGGCTGGAGAGGTGGGTCCGTCTCTGCAGATCTGGCCCAGAAAGATGCAGGACCTCTTTCACTGATCTGAGTTTGGCTGAAATCACAGAACCGGTCACAGGACGCAGTCAGACGCGGTGCCCGTGGCAACAGTGACGCGGGGACAGTGGGTGACCCTCAGCTCTGGGGGCCTGGTGAGCAGCAGTCGGCCCACCTGCTCCCTGAAGCTGTATGGACCCCTGGACTACAGGTCAGGGAGGAAGGGGCCTGTCCCCAGGGCAGGGAGCAGTGGCCTCCAGACACATCTGAGACAGGCCTGCGTGTGCACTGCCAGGGAGGGGCCGCAGGAAGGGACCCAAACGACGTCCACTGCGCCCAGCGAGTGAAGAGGGAGACTGAGCAGCACCATGCGGGGCTTTACGGGGTGAGGCCCGAGAGCTGGCGTTTGGGAGGAAAGGGAGTAATTCTGAGTTTAGATCagtgtaatatttttaaactagCAGGAAAAAACCCCGCTAACAATCCATCCAGTCGAtccagagaaaggcaaagaagagcCCACACACACGAAAGACAAACAGCACAGCATACGGGGGCGCGAAAGCCGGCTTTCCTGAACGGCCTCAAAGACACaccctgctctgctctgctcactGTGGATCAAAGGGAAAGACGTGGCCTCAGGAGTGAGGAGCAGCCCAGCCCTGTGCACCGCCCACCAGTGCCGAGTGCCTGACCTCCCAGCATCCTCACAGCCATGGGGGGCGGAGATGGAGGGCGCAACCATGGGGGGCGGAGACGGAGGGCGTGCCGGGAcgggatgggggatgggggggtGTGGGGACCACCAGGCAGTGGAGGAGTCGGTACAGCCTGGGGACGGATGTGCCCAGACGCCAGCAGACTGGGTGGGCCGGCCTGACAGACATCCTGCGAGGTGTGGGAATGACTGGAAGGCACAGGAAACGCGCCCATGAGAAAGGAGGCAAGCACTAACTTTGGGGAAAACCAAAGATGGTCAAGAAAGGAAACGGCCGTGAGCCCAGGTTCTGTGACAGCTGTGATGTCCCGGTGACAAGTCTGATGACTGATGTGGCCCAGGCTGCGTTCCCACCGAGGGGGGTGGGTGGACCAAGTCAGGGGAGAGGGGGCACAAGGAAGCCAGCTCTCACCCCCGAAGCGGAGGCCTGTGAGGAGCCGGAAGTCAGACCCAGCAGAAGCACAGCGTTCGAAACCGACGCAGCTGCAAACGCAGTGCTGAAAGGCTCACGAGGGGTAGCCAGCCCCGTCTCACTGCAGACGCCGTGTGCGCCGCTGCAGCGAAAGTAAACTAAGATAGCACCCGCACAGGCCAGCCTCGGGCGCCGTCCGGGGCCGGGAGGCAGAGGGCTCCCAAGGCTTGGACAGGCCACCCCGTAAACCGCTGACCATAAAGTGTGCGCAAGTGCACGGCACATTCTCACAATCACATAAACATAATCACGCCACATAAACAGTGGCAAACACACCTTTCTTAACTGCAGCGATGATTCTGGGATTCAGGTCGAGCCGATCCAAATCCATTTCTTCAGCAGGGACAACCAGAGACAGGCAACTGCCCTGGGAAACGAGTTCCGACGTGCCGGCCTCCCCCTAGAGCGGCTCGGGAGGCCAGTGCGGCGGATCCACTGAGCCTGGGGGCAGCGGCCAACTGTGGGGCCCGGGGCTCGGGAGGCCCCCCATCCCAGGGACAGCGCTGAGATCAGCCCCAGGTTCTTCTCGACAGGAACTCAGAAGCCTGGGCTCAGCCCACCCTGGCGTGCATTTCAGGAACCCCCGAGCACCACCCCCCTGAAGGTCACCCTGCTTCATCCACTTTGGGAAGGTGAGAAGCGGGCTTGTGTCCCAGCCCTGGCCCCCCTGACCCACCTCTCTGGGGCGCGGGTGCTGGGCCCACGCCGCACTCCCTGGCGTACGCTCCCCTCGAGCGCGTCTCCGTGGGGATCTGGAGAGAGCAGGAAGGCGAGTGGTGGATCCTGCGGGCGCCCGGGAGGTCAGAACCGCCGTGACCACTGAGCCGCTCCAGAAAGGACAGCGGACACCTTGCCCACCTGGCCTGCAGCTCACCCTGGCCCCCGGCCCAGGGCTGCATGGTGGGCGGGGTGGCAGCAGGGCGGCCATGCCAGGCTGTGGCCACTCGGCTGAGGCCGTGCCCAGCggccaacagcagcagcaggaagggccCCCCGGGGCTCCCGACGCCGAGGGGTGCAGCACAGCGTGGATTTGGCCTTCCGCACGGACACTGCTGGCCCTCACGGTATGGGGTTCCCCCGTAGGTTCGAGAGACGGGCCACCCGCCCCCTCATCCAGTCTGGTCAGGGGCGAGGGCCTGGCTACCCAGCACCCATCAGCTGTCTTGGGGTGGCCCCGAGCCCTTAGAGGCAGTTCTGGGAGCAAGAGGTCCAGATTCTGAATGACCGTGGGAGGGAAGCCTGTGCAGGGAC from Ovis canadensis isolate MfBH-ARS-UI-01 breed Bighorn chromosome 18, ARS-UI_OviCan_v2, whole genome shotgun sequence encodes the following:
- the XRCC3 gene encoding DNA repair protein XRCC3 isoform X1; protein product: MAALLPPRPPCSPGPGARVSCRPGGQGVRCPFWSGSVVTAVLTSRAPAGSTTRLPALSRSPRRRARGERTPGSAAWAQHPRPREGSCLSLVVPAEEMDLDRLDLNPRIIAAVKKAKLRSVKEVLHLSGPDLQRRTHLSSPDVRLLLRAAAVLLRGHSMCTALRLLRQEGPFPEQCQRLSLGCPVLDVLLRGGLPLDGITELAGRSSAGKTQLALQLCLAVQLPQCHGGLGAGAVYVCTEDAFPSRRLQQLIAQQQRLRADVPADVISKIKFGHQIFIEHAADVDTLLQCVSEKVPVLLARGMARLVVIDSVAAPFRCEFDGAALALRAQRLLALGAELRRLSCTFRSPVLCVNQVTEAIEEQDSVAGPPGTSPALGITWANQLLVRLLADRQCPEEVPLVPPGRTLRVVFAPHLPPSSCSYTITAEGVRGTPGTVCS